One genomic window of Aliiroseovarius sp. M344 includes the following:
- the atpA gene encoding F0F1 ATP synthase subunit alpha produces the protein MGIQAAEISAILKDQIKNFGQDAEVAEVGRVLSVGDGIARVYGLDKVQAGEMVEFPGGIRGMALNLEADNVGVVIFGSDRDIKEGDTVKRTNSIVDVPIGDELLGRVVDGLGNPIDGKGPIKSKKRGVADVKAPGIIPRKSVHEPMATGLKSVDAMIPIGRGQRELIIGDRQTGKTAVALDAILNQKSYNDAAGDDESKKLYCVYVAVGQKRSTVAQLVKKLEESGAIEYSIVVAATASDPAPMQFLAPYAATAMAEHFRDNGRHALIIYDDLSKQAVSYRQMSLLLRRPPGREAYPGDVFYLHSRLLERSAKLNEDYGSGSLTALPVIETQGGDVSAFIPTNVISITDGQIFLETELFYQGIRPAVNTGLSVSRVGSSAQTKAMSSVAGPVKLSLAQYREMAAFAQFGSDLDAATQQLLNRGARLTELMKQAQYSPLTNAEIVCVIYAGTNGYLDKIAVSEVGRFETGLLNHLRQNNADLLADITNNDRKVKGELEDKVKAALDAFAADFA, from the coding sequence ATGGGTATCCAAGCAGCAGAAATTTCTGCGATCCTGAAGGACCAGATCAAGAACTTCGGCCAAGACGCCGAAGTGGCCGAAGTTGGCCGCGTGCTTTCGGTCGGTGATGGTATCGCCCGTGTGTATGGTCTTGATAAAGTCCAGGCTGGTGAAATGGTCGAGTTCCCCGGTGGTATCCGCGGAATGGCCTTGAACCTTGAAGCCGACAACGTTGGTGTTGTTATCTTCGGTTCAGACCGCGACATTAAAGAAGGCGACACCGTCAAGCGCACGAACTCGATCGTGGACGTGCCAATCGGTGACGAGCTTCTGGGTCGCGTTGTTGACGGTCTGGGCAACCCGATCGATGGCAAAGGTCCTATCAAATCCAAGAAACGCGGCGTGGCCGACGTGAAAGCGCCGGGCATCATCCCGCGTAAATCGGTTCACGAGCCGATGGCAACCGGCCTGAAATCGGTCGACGCGATGATCCCGATTGGCCGTGGCCAGCGCGAGCTGATCATTGGCGACCGCCAGACCGGCAAAACAGCTGTGGCCCTTGATGCCATCCTGAACCAGAAGTCTTACAACGACGCTGCTGGCGATGATGAAAGCAAGAAGCTTTACTGTGTCTACGTAGCTGTTGGTCAGAAGCGTTCGACCGTTGCCCAGCTGGTGAAGAAACTGGAAGAAAGCGGCGCGATTGAGTACTCGATCGTTGTGGCTGCGACCGCATCTGACCCGGCGCCCATGCAGTTCCTGGCCCCATATGCCGCGACCGCGATGGCCGAGCACTTCCGTGACAACGGCCGCCACGCGCTGATCATCTATGATGATTTGTCAAAGCAAGCTGTGTCCTACCGTCAGATGTCGCTTCTACTGCGTCGTCCGCCCGGACGTGAAGCTTACCCAGGCGACGTTTTCTATCTTCACTCGCGCCTGCTGGAGCGTTCGGCCAAGCTGAACGAAGATTATGGTTCCGGCTCGCTGACGGCTCTGCCGGTCATTGAAACTCAAGGTGGCGACGTTTCGGCGTTTATTCCGACCAACGTGATTTCGATCACCGACGGTCAGATTTTCTTGGAAACCGAACTGTTCTACCAAGGTATCCGCCCTGCTGTGAACACCGGTCTGTCGGTGTCGCGTGTTGGCTCAAGCGCTCAAACCAAAGCGATGTCTTCGGTTGCGGGCCCTGTTAAACTGTCGCTGGCTCAGTATCGCGAGATGGCTGCATTCGCTCAGTTCGGGTCCGACCTTGATGCGGCAACGCAACAGCTTCTGAACCGTGGCGCACGCCTGACCGAGCTTATGAAGCAAGCTCAGTATTCGCCGCTGACCAACGCTGAAATCGTCTGCGTGATCTATGCTGGTACCAATGGCTACCTCGACAAGATCGCCGTAAGCGAAGTTGGTCGCTTTGAAACGGGTCTTCTGAACCACTTGCGTCAGAACAACGCCGATCTGCTTGCCGATATCACCAACAATGATCGCAAGGTCAAAGGTGAGCTTGAGGACAAGGTCAAAGCTGCGCTGGACGCGTTCGCCGCTGACTTCGCTTAA
- a CDS encoding class I SAM-dependent methyltransferase translates to MAGEKPNSIAQTREDGRLSAPSAARNMDPILSAIEPYVPRGGVALEIASGTGEHAVAFAEAFPDTIWQPTDIDPKRLNSIDAWRAKKGLLNMRVAQVLDATAPSWSTGPFEMAVTVNLMHLIATPSAQAVVKGVARNLLPGGYWFLYGPFRTAGDFRSDSDRAFHATLTENDPAIGYKDIEVIEAWATEAGLYRVDLIEMPANNLVLVMRQSRA, encoded by the coding sequence ATGGCCGGAGAGAAGCCGAATTCCATCGCGCAAACGCGCGAAGACGGGCGATTATCCGCGCCATCCGCTGCGCGCAATATGGACCCAATCCTGTCCGCAATTGAGCCATATGTGCCACGTGGGGGCGTGGCGCTGGAAATCGCGTCAGGGACAGGTGAACATGCCGTCGCCTTTGCTGAAGCGTTTCCCGACACGATCTGGCAACCGACCGACATTGACCCAAAGCGCCTGAACAGCATTGATGCCTGGCGCGCCAAAAAGGGGCTTCTGAATATGCGCGTCGCGCAGGTTCTGGACGCGACAGCCCCAAGTTGGAGCACTGGGCCATTCGAAATGGCGGTAACGGTGAATCTGATGCATCTTATTGCAACGCCGTCTGCACAAGCCGTCGTAAAAGGTGTCGCCCGCAACCTTTTGCCGGGCGGCTATTGGTTTCTGTACGGTCCGTTCCGGACGGCAGGTGATTTTCGGTCAGACAGCGACCGCGCGTTCCATGCCACGCTCACAGAGAATGACCCCGCCATCGGCTATAAGGATATCGAAGTGATCGAGGCATGGGCGACCGAAGCCGGGCTTTATCGTGTCGACCTGATCGAGATGCCGGCGAATAATCTGGTCTTGGTGATGCGCCAATCGCGCGCATGA
- a CDS encoding F0F1 ATP synthase subunit epsilon, whose product MADTMQFDLVSPERSLASLQATAVQLPGTDGDMTAMPNHAPTITTLRPGIVRVEAPEGNAEFAVTGGFAEVTATGTSVLAERAVPVSEMTQELLDGFVSDAAAASENATAENLDELAKRTVDIAAMANELGLSVKA is encoded by the coding sequence ATGGCTGATACGATGCAATTTGACTTGGTGTCGCCCGAACGAAGCCTGGCTTCGCTTCAGGCAACGGCGGTCCAACTGCCGGGCACGGATGGTGACATGACAGCAATGCCGAACCACGCACCGACAATCACGACGTTGCGTCCCGGTATCGTTCGCGTTGAAGCGCCAGAAGGCAATGCCGAATTTGCCGTGACCGGGGGCTTTGCTGAAGTCACCGCAACCGGCACGTCGGTTCTGGCCGAACGCGCAGTTCCGGTGTCTGAGATGACGCAGGAGTTACTGGATGGGTTCGTGTCTGACGCCGCCGCTGCGTCAGAAAATGCGACTGCTGAGAACCTGGACGAACTGGCAAAGCGCACGGTGGACATCGCTGCGATGGCCAACGAACTGGGGCTGTCAGTAAAAGCCTGA
- the gloB gene encoding hydroxyacylglutathione hydrolase, with translation MLTLVTIPCLADNYSFLLHDEATGETALIDAPETGPIMTALKTRGWQLSEIWLTHHHWDHVEGVADLVKATGAKVIGAKADVHRLPDLDRAYDDGDHFQFSGHDVQVMDVSGHTVGHIAFHVPDTGAVFTGDSLMALGCGRLFEGTPEQMWSSLSRLAALPADTLVCSGHEYTTSNAAFAATVEPDNQALKKRTEDITDLRAAGQPTVPSRLSDELATNPFLRAHLSGVKAALHMEAASDTEVFAEIRRRKDKF, from the coding sequence ATGCTTACACTGGTCACAATCCCTTGCCTCGCCGACAACTATAGTTTCCTGCTGCATGATGAAGCCACAGGCGAAACTGCGCTGATCGACGCCCCTGAAACCGGGCCGATCATGACCGCGTTGAAAACGCGTGGCTGGCAATTGTCCGAGATCTGGCTGACACACCACCACTGGGACCATGTCGAAGGTGTCGCAGACCTTGTGAAGGCCACCGGCGCAAAGGTGATTGGCGCGAAGGCCGACGTCCACAGGTTGCCTGACCTCGATCGCGCCTATGACGACGGGGATCACTTCCAGTTTTCCGGACACGACGTTCAGGTCATGGACGTATCGGGGCACACGGTCGGTCACATCGCCTTTCATGTGCCTGATACAGGTGCGGTCTTCACCGGTGACAGCCTGATGGCGCTGGGGTGCGGGCGATTGTTTGAAGGCACACCTGAACAGATGTGGTCCAGCCTGTCGCGTCTGGCGGCGCTGCCAGCTGACACACTGGTCTGCTCGGGCCACGAATATACAACCTCGAATGCCGCCTTTGCAGCAACGGTCGAACCGGACAACCAAGCGCTGAAAAAACGAACCGAGGACATTACAGATTTACGCGCCGCAGGCCAGCCCACTGTGCCGTCGCGCTTGTCTGACGAACTGGCAACCAACCCATTTTTGCGTGCCCACTTGTCCGGCGTAAAAGCCGCCCTACATATGGAAGCCGCCTCCGACACCGAAGTTTTCGCCGAGATCAGACGTCGCAAAGACAAGTTTTGA
- a CDS encoding F0F1 ATP synthase subunit gamma, which yields MPNLKDLKNRIESVKNTRKITKAMQMVAAAKLRRAQEAAEAGRPYAERFNAVLGGLAAASSGGDSAPKLLAGTGSDQVHLLVVMTAERGLCGGFNSSIVKLARAKAEQLLASGKTVKILTVGKKGREQMKREYGSHMIHHVDLSGVRNVGYENAQAVANDLIHRFNEGEFDVATIFYNRFESVITQVPTTTQVIPASFDAPEEGAEASTIYDYEPSEEGILETLLPSGVATQVFSALLENAASEQGARMAAMDNATRNAGEMIEKLTIQYNRSRQAVITNELIEIISGAEAL from the coding sequence ATGCCCAACCTTAAGGATCTCAAAAATCGGATCGAGAGTGTTAAGAACACTCGGAAGATCACGAAGGCTATGCAGATGGTGGCCGCCGCAAAACTGCGGCGGGCACAAGAAGCTGCCGAAGCAGGTCGCCCATATGCAGAACGGTTCAATGCTGTTCTGGGTGGGCTGGCTGCCGCTTCAAGCGGGGGCGATAGCGCGCCCAAACTGCTTGCCGGTACGGGTTCCGATCAAGTCCACTTGCTTGTGGTCATGACCGCCGAACGCGGCCTTTGCGGTGGCTTCAACTCGTCGATCGTCAAGCTGGCTCGCGCCAAGGCTGAACAGTTGCTGGCATCTGGCAAGACGGTGAAGATTCTGACCGTCGGCAAGAAAGGCCGCGAGCAGATGAAGCGCGAATACGGCAGCCATATGATTCACCATGTGGATTTGTCGGGCGTGCGCAATGTCGGCTATGAAAACGCTCAGGCTGTTGCCAACGACCTTATTCACCGCTTTAACGAAGGTGAGTTTGATGTGGCGACGATCTTCTACAACAGGTTCGAAAGCGTAATCACGCAGGTCCCGACAACAACGCAAGTCATTCCGGCAAGCTTTGATGCCCCGGAAGAAGGTGCGGAAGCGTCGACGATCTATGATTACGAACCGTCGGAAGAAGGCATTCTTGAAACGCTGCTGCCCTCGGGCGTGGCCACTCAGGTCTTCTCGGCGCTTTTGGAAAACGCTGCTTCTGAGCAGGGCGCGCGGATGGCCGCAATGGACAACGCGACCCGCAACGCTGGCGAAATGATCGAGAAACTGACCATTCAGTATAACCGTTCACGTCAGGCAGTGATCACCAACGAGCTTATCGAAATTATTTCGGGCGCCGAGGCGCTCTAA
- a CDS encoding F0F1 ATP synthase subunit delta, translating to MSEPVSISTGIAQRYATAVFDLAKEGKNLKAVEADVTALDAALAESEDLRNLISSPVYSRNEQGASINAIAKQMKLSPMIANTLGLMAQKRRLFVMPQLVAALQALIAEDKGEVTAKVTAAKSMTKAQQDKLAKALKATIGKDVNINLSVDETLIGGLVVQVGSRMIDTSIRAKLNALQNSMKEVG from the coding sequence GTGTCCGAACCAGTCTCGATCTCAACTGGCATTGCCCAGCGGTATGCCACTGCCGTCTTTGACCTGGCCAAAGAGGGTAAGAACCTGAAAGCAGTGGAGGCGGATGTTACCGCCCTTGATGCTGCTCTCGCCGAAAGCGAAGATCTACGCAACCTGATCAGTTCACCGGTTTACAGCCGGAACGAACAGGGCGCGTCAATCAACGCAATCGCCAAGCAAATGAAACTATCGCCGATGATCGCGAACACGCTTGGGCTGATGGCCCAGAAGCGACGCCTGTTCGTGATGCCTCAGTTGGTGGCTGCCCTGCAGGCGCTGATAGCTGAAGACAAAGGCGAGGTGACCGCCAAGGTGACCGCTGCCAAGTCCATGACAAAGGCGCAACAAGACAAACTTGCCAAGGCATTGAAAGCCACTATTGGTAAGGATGTGAACATCAACCTGTCCGTCGATGAAACACTCATCGGTGGTCTTGTCGTCCAAGTGGGCTCGCGCATGATTGATACGTCGATCCGCGCGAAGCTCAATGCACTTCAGAATTCCATGAAAGAGGTCGGATAA
- a CDS encoding class I SAM-dependent methyltransferase — translation MHLDVQDLRNFYYRSMLGRAAQKAIRDKVTAMWPAAQAKGQTVAGFGFAVPLLRPYLSSARRVLGLMPAPQGVMPWPAGLKNVSVLVEDTMWPLDTGVVDKLVVMHGLETSETPSFLLDEAYRVLGPGGRALFITPNRAGLWARSDDTPFGYGRPYSLSQLEAQLEEHGFRVERHLSALYQPPSSRRFWLKTGNFWERAGLQLPLILAGGVLMVEVSKQIPAPKRPGLAQAVKRPLKVLEGLGVPEPSASRSAKPKTN, via the coding sequence ATGCATCTGGATGTGCAGGATCTTCGCAATTTCTATTATCGCAGTATGCTTGGGCGTGCGGCGCAGAAGGCTATCCGAGACAAGGTGACAGCGATGTGGCCCGCGGCTCAGGCCAAGGGTCAGACTGTCGCGGGCTTTGGTTTTGCTGTGCCTCTACTGCGGCCATACCTGTCTTCGGCGCGCAGGGTGCTGGGTTTAATGCCTGCGCCGCAAGGTGTGATGCCCTGGCCGGCTGGTTTGAAGAATGTTTCTGTTTTGGTTGAGGACACGATGTGGCCACTCGACACAGGCGTTGTCGACAAGCTGGTCGTGATGCACGGGTTAGAAACCTCAGAGACACCGAGCTTCCTTTTAGACGAAGCCTATCGCGTACTTGGGCCTGGTGGGCGGGCCTTGTTCATCACACCCAATCGGGCCGGACTTTGGGCCAGATCAGACGACACGCCATTTGGCTATGGTCGCCCCTATTCGCTGAGCCAGCTTGAAGCGCAGTTGGAAGAGCATGGGTTCCGTGTCGAACGCCATCTGTCGGCGCTTTATCAGCCGCCATCTTCCAGACGTTTCTGGCTTAAAACCGGGAATTTCTGGGAACGTGCCGGTCTTCAGCTGCCATTGATCTTGGCAGGGGGCGTTTTGATGGTCGAAGTGTCAAAGCAAATCCCTGCGCCAAAACGTCCCGGCTTGGCCCAGGCAGTGAAACGACCGTTGAAGGTGCTAGAAGGTTTGGGCGTGCCCGAACCAAGTGCATCACGATCTGCCAAACCGAAGACAAACTAA
- a CDS encoding MFS transporter, which produces MTSQPETSNRAAIWFILATILLDAVGIGIVFPIMPDLMQRVGAISTADGAFWGGILMASYAAMQFLFAPIIGGISDSLGRRPVLLLALVALTIDYIVMALATTFWWLLLGRILAGIAGATYITATAYLADISKPEDRAANFGLIGATFGIGFVMGPAIGGFVASFHLTAPFWLAAAFAGMNVVLGIFVLPESLAPEKRRAFRRRDLNPFGSILDAFKLPGLLLPLLLIFLFEFANMVYPTLWAFWTREVFGWSTALIGLTLAAYGIAVAFTQGVVMRFLIPRLGEYRTLIFSVICAIVALFIFGVTASAYVMFAVILIAALADMAPPTMTAMMANMVAEDRQGLLQGVIASLGSVAAVIAPMVVTWIFQIFADAEASIYLPGAPFLFSGGLVLLIFPLFLKLGR; this is translated from the coding sequence ATGACTTCGCAGCCTGAAACATCCAACCGCGCGGCGATCTGGTTCATTCTGGCCACCATCCTATTGGATGCCGTGGGGATTGGGATCGTTTTTCCGATTATGCCGGACCTGATGCAGCGCGTCGGGGCCATCAGCACAGCTGATGGGGCGTTCTGGGGCGGGATCCTGATGGCGTCATACGCGGCCATGCAGTTTCTGTTTGCCCCCATCATTGGTGGTATCTCAGACAGTTTGGGGCGGCGGCCAGTATTGCTTTTGGCGCTGGTGGCATTGACCATTGATTACATTGTCATGGCCTTGGCAACGACCTTTTGGTGGTTGCTGTTGGGGCGCATCCTCGCGGGGATTGCGGGGGCAACCTACATCACGGCAACGGCCTATCTGGCCGACATTTCGAAACCCGAGGATCGTGCGGCCAATTTCGGACTGATCGGGGCGACATTCGGTATCGGCTTTGTGATGGGCCCTGCGATTGGTGGTTTTGTGGCGAGCTTCCACCTGACCGCGCCGTTTTGGCTCGCTGCCGCGTTTGCAGGGATGAACGTGGTGCTGGGGATATTTGTTTTGCCGGAAAGCCTTGCACCCGAAAAACGACGGGCCTTCCGTCGCCGAGATTTGAACCCTTTTGGCTCGATCCTTGATGCGTTCAAATTGCCGGGGCTATTGTTGCCGCTGCTTCTGATCTTCCTGTTCGAATTTGCGAACATGGTCTATCCGACGCTCTGGGCGTTCTGGACCCGCGAGGTTTTTGGATGGAGCACCGCGTTGATTGGATTGACGCTTGCGGCCTATGGCATCGCTGTTGCCTTTACGCAAGGCGTCGTCATGCGGTTTTTGATCCCCCGATTGGGCGAGTATCGCACCCTGATCTTTTCGGTGATTTGCGCCATTGTCGCGCTCTTCATCTTTGGGGTGACCGCCAGCGCATATGTCATGTTCGCTGTCATCCTTATTGCAGCGCTTGCAGATATGGCACCACCCACAATGACGGCCATGATGGCCAACATGGTCGCCGAAGACAGACAGGGACTTTTGCAGGGGGTGATTGCCAGCCTTGGGTCGGTCGCAGCAGTGATCGCGCCCATGGTTGTAACGTGGATCTTTCAAATCTTCGCTGATGCCGAGGCTTCAATCTATCTTCCCGGGGCTCCATTTTTGTTTTCAGGAGGGCTTGTCTTGCTGATTTTCCCGTTATTCCTGAAACTTGGACGGTAA
- the atpD gene encoding F0F1 ATP synthase subunit beta, producing the protein MANAKGKITQVIGAVVDVQFGDDLPAILNALTTDNNGNKLVLEVAQHLGENTVRCIAMDASEGLVRGQDVTDTGAPIAVPVGNATLGRILNVIGEPVDEKGPVKSKDSRPIHGDAPAFDEQSTETEILTTGIKVIDLLAPYTKGGKIGLFGGAGVGKTVLIMELINNIAKVHSGVSVFAGVGERTREGNDLYHEMIESGVIVPDDLEKSKIALVYGQMNEPPGARMRVALSGLTLAEQFRDDTGSDVLFFVDNIFRFTQAGSEVSALLGRIPSAVGYQPTLATDMGAMQERISSTKSGSITSVQAVYVPADDLTDPAPATSFAHLDATTVLDRAISEKGIYPAVDPLGSTSRLLDPLIIGEEHYKVATDVQQVLQRYKSLQDIIAILGMDELSEDDKLTVARARKIERFLSQPFDVAKVFTGSDGVQVPLEDTIASFKAVVAGEYDHLPEGAFYMVGGIDEVMAKAEKMAADAA; encoded by the coding sequence ATGGCTAATGCTAAAGGTAAGATCACGCAGGTGATTGGCGCCGTTGTGGACGTTCAGTTCGGGGATGACCTTCCGGCCATTCTGAACGCCCTGACCACTGACAACAACGGCAACAAACTAGTTTTGGAAGTGGCACAGCACCTCGGAGAAAACACCGTGCGCTGTATCGCCATGGACGCATCCGAAGGCCTCGTGCGCGGTCAAGACGTTACTGACACAGGCGCACCCATCGCGGTGCCCGTTGGTAATGCGACACTGGGCCGTATCCTGAACGTTATCGGCGAGCCCGTTGATGAAAAAGGTCCTGTGAAGTCGAAAGACAGCCGCCCGATCCACGGCGACGCGCCTGCGTTTGACGAACAGTCGACGGAGACTGAAATTCTGACCACCGGCATCAAGGTCATCGACTTGCTGGCCCCCTACACCAAGGGTGGTAAAATTGGTCTGTTCGGTGGTGCCGGCGTTGGTAAAACCGTTTTGATCATGGAACTGATCAACAACATCGCGAAAGTGCACTCTGGTGTGTCTGTGTTCGCGGGTGTTGGTGAACGGACCCGTGAAGGGAACGACCTGTACCACGAGATGATTGAATCGGGCGTTATCGTTCCCGACGATCTGGAGAAGTCGAAAATTGCGCTGGTTTACGGCCAGATGAACGAACCTCCCGGAGCACGTATGCGTGTGGCCCTGTCGGGTCTGACATTGGCGGAACAATTCCGTGACGACACCGGCTCAGACGTTCTGTTCTTCGTCGACAACATTTTCCGCTTTACGCAAGCTGGTTCGGAAGTTTCGGCTCTGTTGGGTCGTATTCCTTCGGCGGTTGGCTATCAGCCAACGCTGGCCACCGACATGGGTGCGATGCAGGAACGTATTTCGTCAACCAAATCGGGTTCGATTACGTCGGTTCAGGCCGTGTATGTGCCTGCAGATGACCTTACTGACCCTGCGCCTGCAACATCGTTTGCTCACCTTGACGCGACGACCGTTCTGGATCGTGCGATTTCGGAAAAAGGTATCTACCCGGCTGTTGACCCACTTGGTTCGACCTCGCGTCTGCTTGACCCTCTGATCATTGGTGAAGAGCACTATAAAGTTGCGACCGATGTGCAGCAGGTGCTTCAGCGCTACAAGTCGCTGCAAGACATCATCGCCATCCTCGGCATGGACGAACTGTCGGAAGATGACAAACTGACCGTGGCCCGTGCGCGTAAGATCGAGCGCTTCCTGTCGCAACCTTTCGACGTTGCGAAAGTGTTTACAGGCTCTGACGGTGTTCAGGTTCCGCTGGAAGACACAATCGCGTCGTTCAAGGCTGTTGTGGCTGGCGAGTATGATCATCTGCCCGAAGGCGCCTTCTATATGGTTGGCGGCATCGACGAAGTGATGGCCAAAGCCGAAAAAATGGCGGCTGACGCTGCCTAA